From the Polaribacter huanghezhanensis genome, the window TTAGCTCCACCTTGTTTTTTTGACAAACCAACTAACGGAGATAATTCTCTTTTTCCATAAACCTCGCCCTTCATAATCCATACTTTAACTCCGATTCTACCGTAAGTTGTATGAGATTCTACAAGTGCATAATCTATATCTGCTCTAAAAGTAGAAAGAGGAATTCTACCTTCTTTATAGTGTTCAGAACGTGCCATTTCAGCTCCATTTAAACGACCTGAAATTTGGATTTTAATCCCTTCAGAATTCATTCTCATTGCAGCAGCAATAGCCATCTTAATTGCACGTTTGTACGAAATTCTATTTTCAATTTGACGAGCAACACTAGAAGCAACTAATTTTGCATCTAATTCTGGGCGTTTAATTTCAAAAATATTAATCTGTACTTCTTTACCAGTAATTTTCTTAAGTTCTTCTTTTAACTTGTCTACCTCTTGCCCACCTTTTCCGATAATAATACCAGGTCTAGCAGTAGTGATAGTAACGGTTACAAGTTTAAGCGTACGCTCAATAATAACTCTAGATACACTTGCTTTAAATAATCTAGCATTTACATACTTTCTTATTTTGTCATCTTCAGCTAATTTATCTCCGTAGTCATTTCCACCATACCAGTTAGATTCCCAACCTCTGATGATTCCTAAACGAAGTCCTATTGGATTTGTTTTTTGTCCCATGTCTACTTTAATTATTTGCTTTCAATATTTTTACTACCTAACTCTAAAGTAACGTGATTAGAACGCTTACGAATTCTATGAGCACGTCCTTGCGGAGCTGGTCTTAATCTTTTTAACATCCCTGCGCTGTCTACACAAATAGACTTCACATATAATCCAGCTTCTTCAATAGATGCATCTTCATTTTTAGCTTGCCAGTTTGCGATTGCAGACAATAACAATTTCTCTAAATTAATAGATGCTTCTTTTGAACTGAATTTTAAAATTTGTAGTGCTTTTTCTACTTCTACACCTCTTACTAAATCCGCTACTAAACGCATTTTTCTTGGTGATGTAGGACAGTTAGTAAGCTTAGCTAAAGCTTTTTGCTTTCTCGCTTCTTTTAACTGTTCTGCCATGTTATGTTTACGAACTCCCATTTCCTACTATTTTTTACCTTTATTTTTTGCACCTGCGTGTCCTCTAAAAGAACGTGTTGGTGAAAACTCTCCTAATTTATGCCCTACCATGTTTTCAGTAACATATACTGGTACAAACTGCTTTCCGTTGTGAACTGCAATTGTTTGTCCAACAAAATCAGGAGTAATCATCGTTGCTCTTGACCAAGTTTTAATTACTGATTTGCTTTCTGATGCTACATTAGCTAAAACTTTCTTTTCTAACTTGTAGTGAACGTAAGGTCCTTTTTTTAATGATCTTGCCATAACTTATTATTTCTTTCTACGTTCTAAAATATACTTATTACTAGCTTTCGTTTTAGATCTAGTTTTGAATCCTTTAGCAGGAATTCCGTTTCTTGATCTTGGATGCCCTCCAGAAGATTTCCCTTCACCACCTCCCATTGGGTGATCAACTGGGTTCATTACTACTGGTCTAGTTCTTGGACGTCTACCTAACCATCTACTTCTACCCGCTTTACCAGATACTAGTAATTGATGATCAGAATTAGAAACAACTCCAATAGTTGCCATACATGTTAACAAGATTAATCTTGTTTCCCCTGAAGGTAACTTCACTGTTGCATATTTTCCGTCTCTTGCCATTAACTGCGCAAAAGATCCTGCAGAACGAGCCATAACAGCTCCTTGTCCTGGACGTAATTCAATACAAGAAATTGTAGTTCCTAATGGTATCTCACTTAACAACATTGCATTTCCAATTTCTGGACCTACACCTGCTCCTGATACAATAGTTTGACCTACTTCTAATCCGTTTTGTGCAATCACATAACGTTTTTCTCCATCAGTATAACTAACTAAAGCAATAAATGCTGTACGATTTGGATCGTATTCGATAGTTTTTACTGTTGCAGGCATACCTGTCTTATCTCTTTTGAAATCGATAATACGGTATTTTTGTTTATGACCACCTCCAATATTACGAGTTGTCATTCTACCTTGATTGTTTCGACCTCCAGATCTTTTTTTCGGAGCTAATAAGCTTTTTTCCGGCTTGTCAGTAGTAATGGTGTCGAACCCATTTACTACTCTAAAACGCTGACCTGGTGTTACTGGTTTTAATTTTCTAACTGACATTCTTGTCTTTTTACTTAAAGATTGTTATAAAAATCTATAGTTTCTCCTTCTGCTAACTGCACAATTGCTTTCTTGTAAGCACCTTTCATTCCTGTAACCATACCTTTCTTTGTGAATTTAGTATTTCTTTGAACAGGGTAATTCATTGTTCTTACAGCTGAAATTGCAACTCCATAAGCAGCTTCAATAGCTCCTTTGATTTCCAATTTGTTAGCTCTTTTATCTACAACAAATGCATAACGATTATTTAACTCGCTATCGGTTGTTGCTTTTTCGGTAATAATAGGTTTAATTAAAATATTCATTGCTATTATTTGCTAAAATTTGATTCAACTCCTTCTAAAGAACCTTCAGTAAACACAACTTTATTTGCGTTTAAAACTCCGTAAGTGCTTATATCTGAACCACTTACAACTTTAGTTCTTTTTAAATTTCGTGATGACAAATATACATTATTATTTGACTCAGCCAACACAAACAAAGATTTTTTGTTTTCTAACCCTAATGCTTTCAATACATTAACAAAATTCTTAGTTTTTACTGTTTCAAAATCGAAGTTCTCAACAACTACTAAGTTTTTATCTTTTGCTTGTGTACTTAACGCAGATTTACGAGCTAAACGCTTTAAATTTTTGTTTAGTTTGAAAGAGTAATTTCTTGGTCTTGGTCCGAACATACGTCCTCCACCTCTAAAAACACCAGACTTGATAGAACCTGCTCTTGCAGTACCAGTTCCTTTTTGTTTTTTAATCTTTCTTGTACTACCAGAAATCTCAGCTCTTTCTTTCGATTTGTGAGTTCCTTGTCTTTTATTTGCCAAATGCTGCTTTACATCTAAATATATAGCATGCTTATTTGGTTCTATTCCGAATACATCGTTAGAAAGTTCAACTTTTCTACCTGTATCTTTTCCTGTAATATCTAAAACTGCTACTTTCATTATTTCTGAATAGTTACGTAAGCATTTTTGTGTCCAGGAACTGCTCCTTTAACAACAAGTAGGTTTTTATCTGCAACCACTTTTAATACTTTTAGATTCTGTACTTTAATTGTATCTCCACCCATTCTTCCTGCCATTCGCATTCCTTTGAATACTCTAGCTG encodes:
- the rpsC gene encoding 30S ribosomal protein S3, yielding MGQKTNPIGLRLGIIRGWESNWYGGNDYGDKLAEDDKIRKYVNARLFKASVSRVIIERTLKLVTVTITTARPGIIIGKGGQEVDKLKEELKKITGKEVQINIFEIKRPELDAKLVASSVARQIENRISYKRAIKMAIAAAMRMNSEGIKIQISGRLNGAEMARSEHYKEGRIPLSTFRADIDYALVESHTTYGRIGVKVWIMKGEVYGKRELSPLVGLSKKQGGANKKQQSRRRK
- the rplV gene encoding 50S ribosomal protein L22; the encoded protein is MGVRKHNMAEQLKEARKQKALAKLTNCPTSPRKMRLVADLVRGVEVEKALQILKFSSKEASINLEKLLLSAIANWQAKNEDASIEEAGLYVKSICVDSAGMLKRLRPAPQGRAHRIRKRSNHVTLELGSKNIESK
- the rpsS gene encoding 30S ribosomal protein S19; amino-acid sequence: MARSLKKGPYVHYKLEKKVLANVASESKSVIKTWSRATMITPDFVGQTIAVHNGKQFVPVYVTENMVGHKLGEFSPTRSFRGHAGAKNKGKK
- the rplB gene encoding 50S ribosomal protein L2, whose translation is MSVRKLKPVTPGQRFRVVNGFDTITTDKPEKSLLAPKKRSGGRNNQGRMTTRNIGGGHKQKYRIIDFKRDKTGMPATVKTIEYDPNRTAFIALVSYTDGEKRYVIAQNGLEVGQTIVSGAGVGPEIGNAMLLSEIPLGTTISCIELRPGQGAVMARSAGSFAQLMARDGKYATVKLPSGETRLILLTCMATIGVVSNSDHQLLVSGKAGRSRWLGRRPRTRPVVMNPVDHPMGGGEGKSSGGHPRSRNGIPAKGFKTRSKTKASNKYILERRKK
- the rplW gene encoding 50S ribosomal protein L23, whose protein sequence is MNILIKPIITEKATTDSELNNRYAFVVDKRANKLEIKGAIEAAYGVAISAVRTMNYPVQRNTKFTKKGMVTGMKGAYKKAIVQLAEGETIDFYNNL
- the rplD gene encoding 50S ribosomal protein L4 gives rise to the protein MKVAVLDITGKDTGRKVELSNDVFGIEPNKHAIYLDVKQHLANKRQGTHKSKERAEISGSTRKIKKQKGTGTARAGSIKSGVFRGGGRMFGPRPRNYSFKLNKNLKRLARKSALSTQAKDKNLVVVENFDFETVKTKNFVNVLKALGLENKKSLFVLAESNNNVYLSSRNLKRTKVVSGSDISTYGVLNANKVVFTEGSLEGVESNFSK